Sequence from the Egibacter rhizosphaerae genome:
GGGCAACGCGTTCCTCAACTCGCTGACGGTCACCGTCCCCGCCACGGCCGTCCCGATCCTCGCGGCCGCCTTCGCGGCCTACGCGTTCGCGTGGATGCGCTTTCCAGGCCGGAACTTCCTCTTCATCGTCGTGGTCGCCCTCCTGGTCGTACCGATCTTCGTGGCATTCGTGCCGATCTTCCGGCTGTTCAACACCCTCGGTATCCAGGGTGACTTCCTGTCGGTCTGGTTGGCGCACACCGGATTCGGGATGCCGTTGGCGGTCTACATCCTCCGGAACTACATGGCCGGGCTGCCCCGTGAGCTCATCGAATCCGCCAAGGTGGACGGGGCGAGCCACTTCCAGATCTTCTGGCGCCTGATCATCCCCCTCTCGTTCCCCGCCCTTGCGGCCTTCTCCATACTGCAGTTCCTGTGGGTGTGGAACGACCTGCTCGTCGCGTTGGTCTTCCTCGGCTCGGCGGCCGACGTCGAGGTGGTGACCGTGCGTCTACAGGGCCTGCTGGGTAGCCGCGGCCAGGACTGGCACCTGCTCACTTCCGGCGCCTTCGTGACGATGATCGTGCCCCTCATCGTGTTCTTCAGCCTGCAGCGCTACTTCATCCGCGGCCTCACCGCAGGCAGCCTCAAGGGTTGATGCCCGCTGGGCGGCGCGCGCTGCGGCGCAGCCGGCGGCAGCGGACGTGCCGAGAACGCCGCGGGCCGTCACGGGGGGCGGCCCGCGGTCAGGCGCTGTCGCGGCGGACGAGCTCGGTGTCGAGCACGATGTGCTCCGGCTCGTAGTCGGGATCGTCCAGCGCCCCCAACAGCAGTGCGGTCGCCTGCCGGCCGAGCTCCTCGATGGGCTGGTGCACGGTGGTGAGGGGCGGTTCCGCGGACGGGGCGAGCTCGGAATCGTCGAAGCCCACCAAGGCAACATCGTCAGGGACCCGGATGCCTGCCGCGTGCAGTGAGCGCAGCGCTCCGAGGGCGGCGAGGTCGGAGGCCGCGAACAGGGCGTCGACGTCCGTCCGACGATCGAGCAGCCTCGCCGTGGCCTCGGCGCCGCCCTCGCGCGTGAAGTCCCCCTCCACGATGAGGTCGGTGGAGGCGGCGAGCTCGGCTTCGGCGAGTGCGTCCCGGTAGCCCTCGAGGCGGTCGAGGCCCGCCGGCATGTCGCGCGGCCCGGTCACGGTGGCGATCCGCCGTCGGCCGAGCTCGACGAGGTGGCGCACCGCGGTCCGCGCCCCACCCCGGTTGTCGGCGTCCACGCTGCTG
This genomic interval carries:
- a CDS encoding carbohydrate ABC transporter permease is translated as MSRTTAPPPPREARPTADRRHRNPTDVRRAGWSTRVVLLVLCALWMLPALGLLVTSFRPVDDITTTGWWTALGDVFDPTAWTTQNYVDVIVAQGMGNAFLNSLTVTVPATAVPILAAAFAAYAFAWMRFPGRNFLFIVVVALLVVPIFVAFVPIFRLFNTLGIQGDFLSVWLAHTGFGMPLAVYILRNYMAGLPRELIESAKVDGASHFQIFWRLIIPLSFPALAAFSILQFLWVWNDLLVALVFLGSAADVEVVTVRLQGLLGSRGQDWHLLTSGAFVTMIVPLIVFFSLQRYFIRGLTAGSLKG
- a CDS encoding LacI family DNA-binding transcriptional regulator, which gives rise to MHGGNQATLEQVAALAGVSRATVSRVINGNPRVSEGTRTAVERAVSQLSYRPNRAARSLVTRRTYSVALVVTEPNTKFFNDPFFARLVHGATQTLASTDYQLVLFTPPAPGSRERLDDYLTAGHVDGALLTSLHGDDPLPWRLHDAGIPTVIGGRAPRGLPISSVDADNRGGARTAVRHLVELGRRRIATVTGPRDMPAGLDRLEGYRDALAEAELAASTDLIVEGDFTREGGAEATARLLDRRTDVDALFAASDLAALGALRSLHAAGIRVPDDVALVGFDDSELAPSAEPPLTTVHQPIEELGRQATALLLGALDDPDYEPEHIVLDTELVRRDSA